A window of the Hordeum vulgare subsp. vulgare chromosome 5H, MorexV3_pseudomolecules_assembly, whole genome shotgun sequence genome harbors these coding sequences:
- the LOC123395714 gene encoding uncharacterized protein LOC123395714 encodes MDKKQGFFSALRGEVARGLSPARARRRAEEAAAAKAALRYAGGGGGGEALAPLMEGPDPEEAGAGRARRDGWGRWVRGQLARAPSSGPVASAAGAGAARRNDLRMLLGVMGAALAPVHVCAAEPLPHLSIKDTPIETSSAQYILQQYLAASGGQKLLSSVRNSYAMGKVRMVATECETAGRVVRNRMGARCAEPGRFVLWQMAPEMWYIELAVGGSKVHAGCNGKLVWRHTPWLGAHSAKGPVRPLRRSLQGLDPLTTASMFAGARCIGERKVNGDDCFILKLCADPETLRARSEGLAEIIRHVLFGYFSQKTGLLVHLEDSHLTRIQSTTGGDAVYWETTINSFIEDYRPVEGIMIAHSGRSAVTLFRFGEVAMNHTKTRMEEAWSIEEVAFNVPGLSMDCFIPPTDIKSGSISETVELPQSGKSKAGGLLPCHGAKVAALEKADDNVAWSGTLQRDCK; translated from the exons ATGGACAAGAAGCAGGGCTTCTTCTCGGCGCTGCGGGGGGAGGTCGCCCGCGGGCTGTCGCCGgctcgggcgcggcggagggccgaggaggcggcggcggcgaaggcGGCGCTGCGGTACgcggggggcggcggtggcggggaGGCCCTCGCGCCGCTCATGGAGGGCCCGGATCCGGAGGAGGCCGGCGCCGGGCGCGCGCGCAGAGACGGGTGGGGCCGCTGGGTGCGGGGCCAGCTCGCCCGCGCGCCGTCGTCCGGGCCGGTGGCCTCCgcggccggcgccggcgccgccagGCGGAACGACCTCAGGATGCTGCTCGGGGTCATGGGCGCGGCGCTCGCGCCCGTGCATGTCTGCGCCGCCGAGCCGCTCCCGCACCTCAGCATCAAGGACACCCCCATC GAGACTTCGTCGGCGCAGTACATTCTGCAGCAGTATCTGGCTGCCTCCGGCGGGCAGAAGCTCCTCTCTTCAGTCCGAAACTCGTACGCCATGGGGAAGGTGCGCATGGTGGCCACCGAGTGCGAGACCGCAGGCCGTGTCGTGAGGAACCGCATGGGGGCGCGCTGCGCTGAGCCTGGCCGCTTCGTGCTCTGGCAGATGGCTCCGGAGATGTGGTACATTGAGCTGGCTGTTGGTGGGAGCAAGGTGCACGCTGGATGCAACGGCAAGCTCGTCTGGCGCCACACTCCATGGCTTGGTGCACACTCTGCCAAGGGACCTGTCCGCCCTCTTCGCCGCTCGCTTCAG GGCCTGGATCCTTTGACCACGGCGAGCATGTTTGCTGGTGCACGCTGCATTGGAGAGAGGAAGGTGAATGGGGACGATTGCTTCATTCTGAAGCTGTGTGCTGATCCTGAGACGCTAAGAGCACGCAGCGAGGGGCTCGCGGAGATCATCCGGCATGTCCTCTTTGGCTACTTCAGCCAGAAGACCGGGCTTCTTGTCCACCTCGAGGATTCTCACCTCACTCGGATTCAGTCCACAACCGGAGGTGATGCGGTTTACTGGGAGACTACCATCAATTCGTTCATCGAGGACTACCGGCCAGTGGAGGGGATAATGATTGCACATTCCGGTCGCTCGGCCGTGACCCTCTTCCGCTTCGGAGAGGTGGCCATGAACCACACGAAGACTCGCATGGAGGAGGCATGGAGCATCGAGGAGGTCGCGTTCAATGTCCCCGGCCTCTCCATGGACTGCTTCATCCCACCCACCGATATCAAGTCTGGATCCATCAGTGAGACTGTCGAGCTTCCGCAGAGCGGGAAGAGCAAGGCCGGTGGTCTTCTCCCGTGCCATGGTGCCAAGGTTGCTGCTCTAGAGAAGGCTGATGATAATGTTGCGTGGAGCGGCACCCTGCAGCGAGATTGCAAGTGA